The Sphingobacteriales bacterium genomic sequence AATTATTTTTGCGGCATGGAAACAATTAAATTTTTCGCCGAAGTAAAGGATTTTCGTATAAACCGCAAGAAGTTGTATAGCCTGCCTGAGATATTGCTTATTAGTTTATGTGCAGTGGTAAGTGGTGCGGAGGATTTTGAGGAAATAGCCGAGTATGGTCGTCAAAAATTGTCTTTTTAAAGACATTTATGGAATTACCCAACGGCATTCCCTCTCACGACACTTTCAACCGAGTATTTCAGCACTTAGACAAAGATGCGTTTTCGTCAAGTTTATATCGTTGGTCGAAGGAACTTTTAGGTTTTTTAGCCGACAAACAGGTCTGTATTGATGGCAAGGTTTTATGCGGAACC encodes the following:
- a CDS encoding transposase family protein — translated: METIKFFAEVKDFRINRKKLYSLPEILLISLCAVVSGAEDFEEIAEYGRQKLSF
- a CDS encoding transposase family protein, yielding MELPNGIPSHDTFNRVFQHLDKDAFSSSLYRWSKELLGFLADKQVCIDGKVLCGTDRSGSKKRYMHCNCLGV